Genomic segment of Paenibacillaceae bacterium GAS479:
GCGCTGGTTACTTGGGGCGATCAAGTCGGTCGATTTATCGCTGTAATGATGATGATTTTGCAGCTGACATCTAGTGCAGGTACGTTTCCGGTTGAGCTGCTGCCGACTTGGATGCAGGCGGTTCATCCGTGGCTGCCAATGTCTCACAGCATAACCGGACTAAGAGCCGCTTTTGCGAGCAACGCAGATGCCTCGGTCGTTTATGCTCAGCTTGGCTATCTCGGTATCTATGCAGCGATTGCCTTGGCAGCGACAGCACTCTATTTTGGCATCAAAGGTCGACGCGTTAATACCGATCTGACGGGGCGAGCAGAGCCTTCGACAACAGCATCACAAGTTTAAGCAACCCTGTTAAAACCCGTCCGTTCATGGACGGGTTTTACTTGTTTTTTTCTGCTTTTTTTACTATCAGATAAACTCATTGCCAGAATGCGGGTGCGGTGGTATAACCAAGCATGGAAGAGAAATTATTGATGTCTAGACGGGGGTCTCATTTATGTCAAACAGACTTAAAAGTATTAAAAAATGGGTAGTGAAGAGTCTCGTTGTACTGCTTGCAGTCGGCTCAGGCGGACAAGCGGTACATGGAGCTGCAGCAGCGGAACCTAATCCTGGAAATGTCGGTGGATACAACGACATTAAGGGGCATTGGGCAGAGCAGCAGCTACAGCTTTGGGTCGACTCCGGATGGCTGTCCGGTTATGGTGACGGCAAGCTGCGCCCAGATCAACCGGTAAAGCGCAGCGAGCTCGCTGCGCTTATCAACCGGGCTTATGGCAAGGAAGCAACTGCTGCTTCAGCGCTTGCATTCAAGGATGTCAAAAAGGAAAGCTGGGATTACAGCACAGTAGCAACAGCCGTATATGCTGGCTATGTGAATGGCTACGAGGACGGAACATTCCGCCCTTCCGGCAAAGTGACTCGGCAGGAGGCTGCCGTTATGCTTGCCAAAGCTTCCGATGTGGAGGGTTCCGCAGGTGCTGAATCAACTTTCATTGACAAGGATGCCCTTGGAGTGTGGAGCCGATCTTATGTTGCGGCATTAGCTTCACAAGGCATACTTGGAGGTTATCCGGATGGCAGCTTCCGACCGGCTGGTCAGTTGACGAGAGCGGAAGCCGTAACGGCAATCAGTAAAGCGGTGAAGCTGGATTCACCTATGAAGGAATACAACAAGGCAGGCGTGTTCGGTCCTTCATCCGGCAACCAGGAAGTGAATGGTAACGTACAGATCAGTGCGTCCGGCGTCACGCTTCAGAATCTGGTTATCCGCGGCGATCTGATCCTTGATAAGGGGATCGGTGAAGGGGATGCCTTCCTTTCCGGTGTTAAAGTAACCGGCAAAACATACATTCGAGGTGGAGGAGTCCACTCCATTCATATTAAGGATAGCCAGTTGAGCGACGTTCGTGTGGACAAGGATGGCTCCGCTGTACGTCTTTCTGTAGAAGGAAAGAGCGAGCTTGGTTCCGTAACCGTTGAGCCGAATGCAGCAGGGTCTGTAGTTGCGCTCCAGTCCGGCAGTCGAATTCTTAAGCTGCTGCTGAACGCCAAAACTTTTGTGTCCGGCCAAGGCATCATTAATGAGGCGATCCTTCGTCATGATGCGTCCGATTCTGTTTTTGAAAAGGAGCCGCTTTCGAAAAAAGTACTGCCTAATCCAAGCTCGCAGCCAAGTCCGACTCCAAGTCCGAATGTAGGAGGAGGAGGCTTTTTCCCAGGCTTCCCAGGAAATCCTGGAAATCCGACGCCGACGCCAAGTCCAACGGGCAGCCCTGTTCCAACAGTTGCTCCGGAAGCCTTGTTAATGGAGCTTTCTGTTGGAGGTTACCCGCTTACTCAGTTTCCTTCTGACAAGACGGGTTTCGATCCTAAGGAAGTAGAGTATGATGTTTATCTTCCTGTAGATTTTGTTACGGGCGACTTGGAAGTTAAAGCCGTGGCCAGCCACCCGGATATTCAAATCTCGGTGACGGCTAAAACCTCTTACGGAGATATTCTTATTGAAGATAAGAAGCTGGACTCTGACGGTAAAGTCCGTTACCGCCAGCAAGCACGCCAGGAAGTCGATGTTTTTATTAGACTTGAATCGAAAGATGGTAAGATGCTGAAGGGGTACTGGGTCCGTGTTTTGTATGATTGGTCGCTCGCAGAAAATGCTAAAATAACCTCGGATGGTTCGATAACCTTTAAAGGTAAAGGAATTGAAGAGGGGGACATGCTGCGCGTTTACACGAATGAAGGAGACGTAGCTCCTGTCTATGCCATACCTCAATCTGCAAGCGGAGAAAACATTAGTATCCGTCCTATAAGCAAAATCAAGCAGGATGGGCTTAATGGCAATCCAGGTTCAATTTGGATCAGCCTGCAAAAACAGGGCCAGCCGGAGCAGCCGCGCCAAAAGGTTGAGTACGATTTTAGAGCGCTTGCGGAGCTCAGCGGTGGTGTAAAAGCGAGTGCCATGACCAAAGAGGACATGGAAGCGGCCAATATTCAGTTCACCTACGGGGTCAAGCTTGAGCTCGATTCGTTGTCTCCTGCACCGGCCGGCGCGGAATTTGTAAGGGCGAGCTGGAGTAGTGGGTCTCATGTGCCACGCACACCAAGCGCAGAAGATGCGGAAGTTTCGGCATGGAATAACGGACGTTTATATAAGCTGAATGGAACCTCGACTGAGCTCATGTCCTACTGGGATAACGAGCCTAAGGATTTCCGTGGATATTTCACTGTTTACTATTACAACGCGGACAAGCGTCCGATCGGGTATTCCATTGTGCCGCTTGAAGTCAAAGTACATTTAACGGCGGACATGCTCGAGAAGCTGATTCAACAGCTTCCTGTACCAGCACCGATGAGTTATTTTGAGCACATAGATAAACTTCAGCGGATGTATCAAGCGCTTCTTCCCGAGGAGCAGCCGAAGGTGTCCAGCTACCCGGTGCTTGCACAGGCTCTGAAGCTGAAGGAATCGATCCTTGCACAGGAAACAGCTGCTAAGCAACTGAAGTCACTTTCTTTGTCAGGTATGACGCTGAATGTGCCGTTTAGCCCTACAGTCAAGCAGTATAATGCCAAAGGTTTACATCTTCTTGAGGGAAAAGAGATTGTCGTAAGTCTTGACTACGACAGTGAACTTTCGGATGTCTATGTATCCTCTGGAAGTACCGGTGCAGGTAATACTATTCCCGTGCAAGGAAAACAGTACAGATTCACTCTTGGTCCAGAATTTCCGGGTGTCCTCCAAATTACCGTGAAATCCAAAGCTAGCGGAAGCCTCGAAAGTTATATCATCTTTACTGATAGCCCGTACCGGATTAAACTCAGTCCTTCGGGCGGAATGATACAAGGGCTCACCCAGGGAGTTGCGCTCCATGTTTACGGTTCTCAGGATGATACGAAACCCTATTATGTGGCTCAAGGTTCCTCATCTAACTGGCCTTCCTTGCCTGTGCCTGGGATGCCTTTACCTGCGCCTGGAGTGCCTTTCTTAATGGATCTACCATTCAGCTATCCGGTGCACGCGTCTTTGACGGGGAGCATTTGGTTGTCCTTGCAGGTCGAAGGCCAGATGACTGACCGAACACAGTATAAGTACGATTTTACACCGTTGCCTGAAGTTGCTGCTTCTGGAGCCGTGATTGCCTTTGAAGATGATGCCATGCTCTCTTTGCTTCAAAGCCAGCCATCTATTCAAGCGTTTTCTTATACGCGTTTATTAGCAAATCTAGCCGTGCTAGATCCTGCCGTTCGGTATATCTCGGGTCAGATTGGCGTACAGCCTCTAGCGCCGACTGTTCAAGACGCCCGTAAGCAGATCTTGTACCGAGCGTCTTTACCTGATGGCTTTCTAGGAACGATAGGGACTAATCCAGCGCCGGGACTTAGTCCAGGCATCCTTTATCTATTCGATGCAGGATACAATCCAATCGGCTATGTCCGCTTTGAGTATCAAGCTATACCAAAGGCTACTCCACAGGTAGTCAAGTATATGATCAGCCTTATAAAGTTGGATGGACCGATAGAATATGTTAAACCGATCATCGAACGAGCCAGAGCCGCCTACAATTTGTTAAACGAGGCGCAAAAGGCCGAAGTGAGCAATTATAGTCATTTGCTGCAAGCAGAAGCTAATCTTCTGCGGCCATAGCCATATTTTCAGCCGTCCGGTTTATCCGGGCGGTTGTTTTTTTTCCAATATGCGGCTGTAACGCGAAGCTTATTTGCTTATTTTTTTATAGTTGAATCATTTGTCCTTCATGAACGTAGAAATAAATGACTTTGTTCGAAGCATCACGAATATAGTAAGATGTTCAAGCGGACTGGGATCAGCTCCGTGGAAGGAGGTACTACAGTTGTTTGATCGAATAAACGGATGGATCGATGCTCTCGTGCTGGCTAGCGGCCTGGACGGACCGGCCATCTTGCTGCTGACGGTTCCCCTTGCGGTGCTACAGGGGTTGTTTGGCATCTTCCCGTTCGCCACGGTTATTCTAATTAATATATCTATTCTCGGCATTGCTGGCGGCCTGCTGGCGAGCTGGTTGGCAGGCACGGTCGCGGCGCTTTCCGTCTATCTGCTTTTCCGCTACTTTTTCTATGGCAAAGTTCAGAGCTATTTTCAAACGCGCATGGGGCGTTATGAACGATATCAGACCTCTCTGGATCAGTACGGCGGCTGGATGGTCATTTTGCTCCGGACGATTCCAATCATGCCGAATAATCTGATCTCCTTCATGTCGGCTGTTGCACCGGTCCGCTTCGTGCCGTATTTTTGGTCCTCCCTCATCGGCAACCTATCCCATATATGGATGTTTGGCATTCTAAGCGCTTCCATCATTTTTCCGGGTACTGATCTCAGGACTTTGATTGTGTCGTACGTTGTGTTCCTGATCGCGCTTGGTCTTATGTTCGGAGCCACTCGCATGACAAAAGCTTATCGGAGCCGAAAAAAATTGCATTCTGTCGATAAAAACTCATCCACAAATCTGCCTCTTTGATGCTGTGGATAACCAACGGAAAATAGATCAAGAGCCCAATAATCGGGCTCTTTTTTTGCTTATACACAGCTGTGTGTAAGTGGCTTTAAGGGGCTTGGATTCATCTCTTGATCTGGGGGGTAATAGCAGTACATCGGCTTGACAACCACAATATATTGAGGTAAATTAAACACCTAGCCTCTACATATGGGATTTGTAAGCATGAACCGGACAAGCTGTCAAGACCCAAAATCTACAAAATGTTTCTCTGAAACGGGTCTTTCGACAAGCGATTCACAACAATGACGCTGAAGCGTACAGACAGCGCGCGATACTGCTTTACAGGATGCACTTGCCCCTGGTATGAGGCGGAGCAAGAGCATTCGGAACACTCTCGCACATGACAACCTAGTTAAGGCCTGATGGAGCCACGAGGAAAAGTTCGAATCTCCATACGGGTTTGTTTTTTGTTGTTTTATTGGCCGGAATCTGCTTCTTTCACTGGAGCGGTTAACTTATATATTTTCGGTAACAGATACTACATCTAGTGGCAAGCAGCATAGAGGCAAGTGAAGGACAATTATAGAGAAGGAGTGGACCGCTGTGTTAATCGCTTATACATCCCGTACCGGGAACGTGCGCAAATTCGTGAGCAAGCTTGGTTATCCCGCCGTTCAGATCAACGAATCGACAACGGTTGAGGAGCCTTTCGTATTGGTCACTTATACAACTGGCTTTGGGGAAGTTCCCCCTGCAGTTGATGCGTTCTTGGAGAAGAATCGGGATTATTTGCGGGGAGTGTCGGCCAGCGGCAACCGCAACTGGGGAACATGCTTTGCAGGCAGCGCGGATAAGGTTTCGGAACGTTACGAAGTTCCGGTTGTCTGCAAATTCGAACTGTCGGGAACGACACGCGATGTAGAACAATTCATGCGGGAGGTGGAGCCACTTGCGGCATATTGAGCTCAATAACGAAATTATGAAACGCGGTGCAGACGGATTTTTTAAGTTAGAGAAAGATCGTGAGGCCGTTGCGGCATTCATGGAGGAAGTCCGTGCCAAGAGCCCGGCATTCAACAACCACAAGGAAAAAATCGATTATTTGATCCAGAACGACTATTACGAGGATATGTACAAGCTCTATTCTGCTCATGATGCCGTGGCTGTATATGAGCTGGCGCATAGCCTAGAGTTTGAGTTCCCTTCCTATATGGCAGCATCCAAGTTTTACACGGACTACGCAATGCGCAGCAATGACCGTAGCCAATACCTGGAGCACTATCCGGACCGCGTGGCGGTCACAGCGCTTCACCTCGGTCGCGGCGATGCAGAGCTCGCCAAGTCTCTCGCCGTTTCCATGATGGAGCAGCGCCTGCAACCAGCGACGCCAACCTTCCTCAATGCCGGCAAGAGCCGTCGCGGCGAGATGGTCAGCTGTTTCTTGCTAGAGATGGATGACTCGCTTAACTCGATTAACTACAACCTGTCTACTTGCATGCAGCTGTCCAAAATTGGCGGCGGCGTAGCCGTTAATCTGAGCAAGCTGCGTGGACGCGGTGAGCCGATTAAAGGTGTAGAGGGCGCAGCCAAAGGCATCATGCCGGTGCTCAAGCTGATGGAGGATGCTTTCTCCTATGCGGATCAAATGGGCCAGCGCAAAGGTTCCGGCGCAGCGTATTACAACATTTTCGGCTGGGACATCATGGAGTTCCTCGACAGCAAAAAGATCAACGCCGACGAGAAGTCGCGCCTCAAAACGCTGTCGATCGGTCTGATCGTACCGAACCGCTTCTACAAGCTGGCGGAGGATAATCAACCGTTGCATGTATTCGCTCCTTACTCGGTGTTCAAGGCGTACGGTACTCATCTGGATGATCTAGATCTGGACGAAATGTACGACGAGCTGATGGCCAATCCGGCCGTCAAGAAGAAGCTGATCATGGGTGCACGTGATATGCTTATCAAAATTGCTACGATTCAGCTTGAATCCGGCTATCCATATATTATGAACAAGAGCAACGCCAACCGCTTCCATGCGCTGAAGGATATCGGCTCGATCAAAATGTCGAATCTGTGCACGGAGATCTACCAGTTGCAAGAGACGTCCGAAATCGGCGACTTTGGCGAGGCGGATACGATTCGCCGTGACATCAGTTGCAACCTTGCTTCGCTCAACATCGCTAATGTGATGCAGCACGGCAAGATCCGCGAGACGGTGCAAGAAGGCATCGCCGGTCTGACTTCGGTCAGCGACATGACGCGCGTCTCCAACGCTCCAGGCGTTGTCAAAGCTAACGAGGAGATGCACTCCGTCGGCCTCGGCGCTATGAACTTGCACGGCTACCTGGCGAAGATGAAGCTCGCCTACGAAAGCCCGGAAGCTCGTGATTTTGTTCGTACCTTCTTCATGATGTTGAACTTCTACTCGCTGGACAAGAGCTCGGACATCGCAGCGGAGAAGAATGAGCGCTTCCGCGACTACGATCGCTCCGAGTATGCGAAGGGAACGTACTTCGACCGCTATCTGGAGACGGATTACCGTCCCGTTACGGACCGCGTGAAGGAGATGTTCGAGGGAATTTATATTCCTTCTCCTCAGGACTGGTCCGAGCTGAAGGCGAAGGTTGCTCGTCAAGGTCTGTACCATGCATACCGTTTGGCCATTGCGCCAACGCAAAGCATCTCGTACGTCCAGAACGCAACATCCAGTGTCATGCCGATCGTAGAGCCTATTGAGACCCGCACCTACGCGAACTCGACGACCTACTATCCAATGCCTTTCCTGTCGCAGGAGAACTTCTTCTTTTACAAGTCGGCCTACGCGATGGATCAGTTCAAGGTCATCGACCTGATTGCAGACATTCAAGAGCATATCGATCAAGGCATCTCGGCCGTACTTCATGTCAATAGCGATGTGACGACACGTGAGCTGGCCCGTTATTATCTCTATGCGGCCAAAAAAGGGCTCAAATCCCTGTACTATACCCGCACCAACCGCCTCGGCGTGGAGGAGTGCGTTAGCTGCGCGGTTTAATACGCGCAGGCATATAAGAGGAGGAACCACCCATGAAACCGATCGACCTAGCCATGCCGGAAGCACCGGCCTCTGGCTCCGCCGCTCCGGCAGCAGCACCACTGCGCGCCGTTAACTGGAACCGTCCAGATGATGACTTCACGGCATCTTTTTGGAGTCAGAACCTGATGCAATTTTGGACGGATGAGGAGATCCCGCTGTCGGATGACAAGATGAGCTGGATGTACCTGAACGACCAGGAGCGCGATACGTACATGAAGGTGCTTGGTGGTCTGACCTTGCTGGATACGGTGCAAGGCGGCGTCGGCATGCCGAAGCTGGTTGAGCATGTGGAAGGGCTTCAGCGCAAAGCAGTGCTCGGCTTCATGGGCATGATGGAGCAGATTCACGCCAAGTCGTACAGCAGCATCTTTACGACGCTGGCTTCCACGGAAGAGATCGATGCGGTATTCAAATGGGTGGAAAAACATCCGCAGCTCCAAAAAAAGGCGTCGATTATTTCCGGTTACTACAAGAACATTCAAACGCCGCGTGATTTGTATATGGCGATGGCAGCTTCCGTTTTGCTGGAGAGCTATCTGTTCTACAGCGGCTTTTTCTACCCTCTCTATCTGGCTGGTCAGGGCAAGATGACGAGCAGCGGCGAGATCATCGACCTGATCCTGCGCGATGAGAGCATTCACGGTCTGTACGTCGGAGTACTGGCTCAAGAAGTGCATGCTTCGCTGAGCGGCCAAGAGCAAGCAGAAACGTTACAGGAGCTGAATGAGCTGCTGTTGTTGCTTCACGAGAACGAGGAGTTGTACACCGACGAGCTCTACAGGGGGATCGGATTGCAAAACGAAGTCAAAACTTTCGTTCGCTACAACGCCAACAAGGCACTGATGAATCTCGGCCTAGATCCGGTTTTCGAGGAAGAGGACGTCAATCCGATCGTGTTTAACGGCATTAGCACACGCACGAAGCAGCATGACTTCTTCTCCAAGAAGGGCAATGGCTATGTGCGTACGCTGAATGTAGAGCCACTGCGCGATGAGGACTTTGTATTTGATTTTTAAGATGGCAAAAATAAAGCACTTCGGAGCAGGCATGGGAATCCATCGCCTTTTCCGAAGTGCTTTTTGCTACAGCAAGAAAGCTGAAGGTGCGAGAGCATGCAGTTGCAAATTATGACAGAGCATGCAGTTGCAAATTATGAGTTAATCTACTCCTCATGCTCTTCAATGACAACACGAACCGGGTTAGAAACTCCAATTCGCGAGATGCGGCTTCCGTCCGGCAGCAGCAGATCATAACTTACAGTTGCGGTGTTGACGACAACTGGGTTAGCCGGTGCGAAAATCGCTTTAGCTAGGAAGCGCAGCGTGGCGGTTCCTTGGGCAGGAATAGTGCCAATTGGAATGTTATCAAGACCAGTCGTATTCGGCAACGGAGTTCCATTAAGGCTCAGACTGCCAGGAACGAAGCTGAGTCCGTTCGGTAGATCGTCACGGACGATGACGTTCGCGATCGGATTGACGTTAGGATTGAATACGGTCAGCTCAAAAGCAATCGTGCTTCCGACGACGACGCTGCTTGAACTGGCTATTTTGGTGAGCAACGCAAGGGTAAGAATCGGCACCGTAACAGGGTTCGTCATTATGACATCGGTGAAGGTTCGCCCGTTCGGCAGTGTATATACAAGGGAAAGCTGCGCTTGGTTGACTACCTGCCCCGAAGGCGGGTAGGAGACCACTTTGAGTTTATAGGTAACGATCGCCGTCGACTGCGCCTCCACCGTACCGATAAACGCCCCCGTATACATATTCACACCAGGAACGGGAACGCCATTCAGTCGCAGACTGTTTTCTACAAAAACAGTTCCTTCTGGCAGCATGTCGTCCCAGGTCACACCCGCATTCAAATTGCCCGTGTTCGTAATGGTGACTTGGTAATGAATCTCGTCACCAACGAAGGCAAACGGCTCCCGTGCACTTTTGGTTGCGATTGCGCTTGGAATGAATACGGTCACGGCGACGACATTGGATAGTGATGTCAGCGGCACGCCGTTTTGGGTGAAGGTGACCGTAACAATATCATCGACATCATAGGATGGAGCGGGCAGTGCCAATATTTGCTCCTGGTAAGTCAGAACGATAACCTGACCGGGATTCAGCGTGCCGAGACTGACTCCAACTTTAATGTTTCCGGCGGAAGGAACGCCGTCAATCGTCAGGCTTCCCGGCACGAAGGCAGTTCCCGGCGTAGAGTTGTCGGTTGCGACGACATTCATCACTGCGCCTGCGGAAGCATTTGTAATCGTAACCGTATAGGTGACGATATCTCCAACGAGTCCGAATGGCTCCGAAGCGGATTTCACCACGTTCAGCAGGGGGCTCGTTTCCGCAATACGTACGATATTAGATAACGACGAGCCGCTGCCCATTGCACCGGATGGCGATTGGAACGTAAAGGCGGCCGACGCTTGGTTATCGAAAAAGCCGCTTGGCGGTGAACTGGTCAGCAGTACGTCGTAGGAGACGAGGACGGAACCGCCAGGAGCTATTGATCCGAGAGGAATACCAGCGCCAGGATTGGCGGCTGGCGTCAAGGTTCCGTTAATTCGCACGGTGCCTGGAACAAAGCTGCTAAAGGCGTTGAGTGGGTCCGTCAATGTTACGTTTGCCGCCAAATTACCCGTATTCGTTACTGTGACGGAGTAATTGACCGTATCCCCGACTGAGGCGACGGTTACGGAAGCGCGTTTGAGGAGTCCAATAACGGGCTGTAGGACGGTGACACCTCCTGGTGTAGAGGGGGTAGTCACCGGATTGCCAATAAAATCGTACGTAAGCGAAGCCTGGTTAAGTACGACCGGCTGTGCGGGTACGGATACGATTTGCACTTGGAAGGCAACCGTAACGGACTGACCGATAAGCAAAGTGCCAAGCGGAATTCCCGCAGCGGGATCCGCTGCCGGGCTTGGAACGCCGTTAATTGTGACGGATGCGGGCACAAAGGAGAAACTGCCCGGGATGATGTCGGTGAGCACAGCGTTGAATACAGCCGCAATGCTGTTGTTTGTGGCGGTAATCGAATAGGTGATGATATCCCCGACAATGCCGCTATTCGGACTGCCGACTTTGATGATCTGAACATCGGGAGAGTCCGGGGGCGTCACGATAGGAATGACGACTTGATTGGATGGCGTTGAGCCTATTATAATGCGCCCATCCGGCGGCTGATAGGTGTAGCTAATGGTCGATTGATTGACGAGATTCCCGCCCGGAGGATTCGCAGTAACTAGTACTTGAAAGGTCACCGTGACCGATGAGTTGATACCGATCGTACCGACCGAAATACCAGTTACCGGATTGGCAGCAGGCACGGAAACGCCGCCAACCGTTACGCTTCCAGCAACAAAGCTGCTTCCGGCAGGCAGCGGGTCCGTAATGACGGCATTCATAATGCTGATATTGCCGGTATTGGACGCAATTAGCGTATACGTTACGGTATCGCCGATAAAAGCAGTGGACATATCGGCGCTTTTTACTAGTCCAACAATAGGCTGGTACACCGGAATTTGGATAATATTAGAAGGGACAAAGGTCGATATGATCGGCGAATCCGGTGTAAGCTGGTAGGTGTAAGCGGCACGTCCTTGATCGTCTAGTGTGCCTCCGAATGGGACTGCGGTCACCTGGTACTGAAAGGTGATGAAGGCAACATCCCCCGGAGTCAGCGTGCCGACAGTTATTCCGGTATCAGGATCGGCTCCCGGAACGGGAACCCCGTTAAGCGTCACGCTTCCCGGCACGAAGACAGAAGAGGTCTCATCGATGCTGTCCGTAACCTGTACGTCCGTAGTGTCTACATCGCCTGTGTTTTCGACGGCCAGTGTATAAGTAATGATATCTCCTACGATGGCATCCGTTGCTGGAGTTGATTTGATGATAGATATGACCGGAGTTTGAATGTCGATCTGCAGTCCGATCGAATCAACCAAATAACCGTCTCCATTGGTCGTCAAGCGAAAAACGGCACTCGTTTGCGCATTCAGCAGAGTTCCCGCAATACTAACATTGGTAACATCGTATCCTTGCCTGCCGCCGATAATATTCGAGCCAGGGTTGCCATTGATTTGATTGCGTGTGCCGAATGTTCCGGATATATCGAGCATGCCGGCGTCATCGTTGACCTGTGAGGCGAAAAAGTTATTGGTAAGATTGTTCGGACCGGAAAGAGCGGTCAATGTCCCAGCGTCTGGACCGAACAAAGCCATATCTCCCGTTTTGTTCGCATCGCCCTCTTGGGCGCTGATCAAAGCTCTTCCGTCGAGAGGTCCCATAAACGGTGTGGCAAATCCGGTAACAAGGGTATCGACAGGTCCAGAAGTAGCCAAAATGACATCCGCCCCGACGCGGATGGACAAATTGCGTAACGGCAGGGACGCGTTGCTGTAAACTACGGCCAGCGTCCACATCGCATGGTTGGAAGTTGGGTCAGGGACGACGATAGTTCCGACGACTCCGCCTGTAGTATAAGTACCGGCTCCAGCAGCCTGAATGAGGGGGGTCACGTCAGCTGAACGTACATAGGCGTAAGCGGGATCGAAGGGCGGGGCGTTCGACAGCAGCACCTCAAAGTTGGTCGCCGGATCGGGCGCGATGCTGAAAACGCCCGAAGGGGTGGTGAAGCTGACGGAGTTGTCGATGAATGCGCTGAGATCAACTCCTTGATTAATGTACATGCCTCCCCATATAAGCTCAGCATAGAGGACTGTACTACCTAGCGGTAGCTGAAGTATAGCTGACGAACTGTCTAACGTGTAGTCTCCAGTTGTTCCTGGTGGATAGGCGCCGAATGTTTGACTTGTGTCGATCGTGACAAAAGCTCCGATGCTGTCGACGGTGCCGGGAACACCAACCGTATCGGATCGGCTCAGTCCAAGAGTATTCCCTGTGTAAGTAATGGCACCATTGCTGTTGAGAAAGAAACGGTTTACAAATGGCATCCCAGCAATCCTTTCTGGCCGCAGTTTGCCGGCTCATCACAGACTCATATGCTGGAACAATCGGGATTTATGTATGGACAAGAGAGTTGAAATGCAGAGGGATAAAAATGTTTTAGGCTGTACGGTTCGGGGCGAAAGAGCCTGGAGAGATAGCGAGGCTTCGTTGCTTAAAGGGGCTAAAAGGGGCTAAAAGGGATGCCAAAATTTCGATGATCAAAAGAGCTAGCATGGATGCCAAAATTTCGGCAAATTAAAGGCGATCTCGCTTGCGAGTGGAAGTATAGCGGCATAACAAAAACTCCTGATGCTCATCAGGAGTTTTTGTTATGCCGCTATAGCAGGAAGGCGCTTACTTCAACTCGATGATATCGTTGATGTTTTTGATCTTGAGCGCCTCAGCGATTGAGCTCAGATGATAGATGTTGAGCGTACCGCGCTGCAGATGGCAAATTTCTGTAATTACATTAGGTCTTACGCCGGCCAAACGTGCCAATGCGCCTTTTGTCAGCGGTTTGTACAGTCTTTTGGCGTCACTGCTCAGCTCCGTGTAGGATCGGATGGGAAGAAGAGTGTTTGTCGATTCGTCAATGAAATACTGGCGGATCAGAGTTTCCAGATTGCTTTGAATGCGGTGGGTAGCTTTGTCGTAAGTGCTGGTTGTGCTCATAGCAAACTCCCTTTCCTTAATATACAAGTCCAATGACCTAG
This window contains:
- a CDS encoding S-layer homology domain-containing protein, which gives rise to MSNRLKSIKKWVVKSLVVLLAVGSGGQAVHGAAAAEPNPGNVGGYNDIKGHWAEQQLQLWVDSGWLSGYGDGKLRPDQPVKRSELAALINRAYGKEATAASALAFKDVKKESWDYSTVATAVYAGYVNGYEDGTFRPSGKVTRQEAAVMLAKASDVEGSAGAESTFIDKDALGVWSRSYVAALASQGILGGYPDGSFRPAGQLTRAEAVTAISKAVKLDSPMKEYNKAGVFGPSSGNQEVNGNVQISASGVTLQNLVIRGDLILDKGIGEGDAFLSGVKVTGKTYIRGGGVHSIHIKDSQLSDVRVDKDGSAVRLSVEGKSELGSVTVEPNAAGSVVALQSGSRILKLLLNAKTFVSGQGIINEAILRHDASDSVFEKEPLSKKVLPNPSSQPSPTPSPNVGGGGFFPGFPGNPGNPTPTPSPTGSPVPTVAPEALLMELSVGGYPLTQFPSDKTGFDPKEVEYDVYLPVDFVTGDLEVKAVASHPDIQISVTAKTSYGDILIEDKKLDSDGKVRYRQQARQEVDVFIRLESKDGKMLKGYWVRVLYDWSLAENAKITSDGSITFKGKGIEEGDMLRVYTNEGDVAPVYAIPQSASGENISIRPISKIKQDGLNGNPGSIWISLQKQGQPEQPRQKVEYDFRALAELSGGVKASAMTKEDMEAANIQFTYGVKLELDSLSPAPAGAEFVRASWSSGSHVPRTPSAEDAEVSAWNNGRLYKLNGTSTELMSYWDNEPKDFRGYFTVYYYNADKRPIGYSIVPLEVKVHLTADMLEKLIQQLPVPAPMSYFEHIDKLQRMYQALLPEEQPKVSSYPVLAQALKLKESILAQETAAKQLKSLSLSGMTLNVPFSPTVKQYNAKGLHLLEGKEIVVSLDYDSELSDVYVSSGSTGAGNTIPVQGKQYRFTLGPEFPGVLQITVKSKASGSLESYIIFTDSPYRIKLSPSGGMIQGLTQGVALHVYGSQDDTKPYYVAQGSSSNWPSLPVPGMPLPAPGVPFLMDLPFSYPVHASLTGSIWLSLQVEGQMTDRTQYKYDFTPLPEVAASGAVIAFEDDAMLSLLQSQPSIQAFSYTRLLANLAVLDPAVRYISGQIGVQPLAPTVQDARKQILYRASLPDGFLGTIGTNPAPGLSPGILYLFDAGYNPIGYVRFEYQAIPKATPQVVKYMISLIKLDGPIEYVKPIIERARAAYNLLNEAQKAEVSNYSHLLQAEANLLRP
- a CDS encoding Uncharacterized membrane protein YdjX, TVP38/TMEM64 family, SNARE-associated domain, with the translated sequence MFDRINGWIDALVLASGLDGPAILLLTVPLAVLQGLFGIFPFATVILINISILGIAGGLLASWLAGTVAALSVYLLFRYFFYGKVQSYFQTRMGRYERYQTSLDQYGGWMVILLRTIPIMPNNLISFMSAVAPVRFVPYFWSSLIGNLSHIWMFGILSASIIFPGTDLRTLIVSYVVFLIALGLMFGATRMTKAYRSRKKLHSVDKNSSTNLPL
- a CDS encoding protein involved in ribonucleotide reduction; this translates as MLIAYTSRTGNVRKFVSKLGYPAVQINESTTVEEPFVLVTYTTGFGEVPPAVDAFLEKNRDYLRGVSASGNRNWGTCFAGSADKVSERYEVPVVCKFELSGTTRDVEQFMREVEPLAAY